The following nucleotide sequence is from Zea mays cultivar B73 chromosome 1, Zm-B73-REFERENCE-NAM-5.0, whole genome shotgun sequence.
TCGGATGTAACATATTAGCCTTGTATTctgttgacaggcaaagattcctgATATAGAGAAGTGTTTGGATATTGTTTCAACATTACAAGCTAAAAATGATTTGGGTGAGGTTTGTACAATTTCCTCGAATGGACTTTCTTTTCATCTTCCATCATGATGATGACACTATGTTAGGGCTGTACTCTAGCTTAGACCTGTAAAATGTTCAGTTATGACGCTTTACATGGTCCATTGGTTCCTTCACATTATTCCAGGGGACTAGGTTATTATTCTTTGGACCTTGTGTTCAGCAACCTAGAAACTTTATGTCCTGTCTTGAACTATATCTCAAGTTATACTTGTCTATTGTATACCTTTTGGAACTTTTATTTGTTATTAGTAACTTGAGTATGAAGGACAGGCCTGGCGCAGTGGTGAGAAGCCTCTCCATTGAGCCAAAGGTCCTGTGTTCGATGCAGCCTCTCTGCAAAAGGCAGGGATAATGTCTGCCTCAGTGGTTCCTTCCctagaccccactcatgtgggagccgtAAGCACTGGATCTGCCCATTAGTAACTTGAGTATGCAGTATCATTTGTCTAATAATTATTTATGTTGTGGGGTGTCTAAGAAGGACATGACTGGCACAGTGGTGAGAAGCCTTTCCACTAAGCCAAAAGGTCCTGTGTTCGACGCAGCCTCTGCGAAATGCAGGGGTAGGCTTGTCTCGGCTATTTCTTCCCGAGGCCCTACTCATGTGGCAGCCTCCAGCACTGGGTGTCTGATAATAATTAGGCCtcgtgccccccccccccccccccctttgcttttttccttctgttttctcttatcttaataaAATGACACACAACTCTCATGCGTTGTTCAAGAAAAAATAATTTATGTTGTATAAAGATTTAAGcatgaaaataaaataaaaaattgaATCCTCAGTAAAGCACCAAACTGAAGGAATTTTATGATTGGTAAAGGTTAATGTGCCTGCACCAGGCGTTTCATATGCTTGCACTACATACATGGCAAATTGTTTCATCTGTAGTAGTGCAGTGCCATTTAAACTTTGCCTATTGTCTAGACATCGTGCACTTTTACAGGAAATTAAGCAGTAGGTTCAATATTATTTATGCTAAATCATGATCGATTCTAGTTGGGACTGGACTTGAGCAAATCAATTGGCTCAGTGAAAGCTAACTGTCCATGGCTTCCAATTAACTGATGTCTGATGCAGGCACTTATAGCTGATTTTGAATTATCCGAGGGGATATACTCCTGTGCGAAAATCGAGGATACTGACTCAGTGTGCCTGTGGTTGGGTGCAAATGTGATGCTGGAGTACTCTTGCGATGAGGTTATTAAACAATGATCAGCCGTAATTGTCAGTGCTACTTTAGTTTCAGTTCAGCTCTCCTCATTTCCTGAGCTTTTGCAGGCCAATGCCCTCTTGAAGAAAAACTTGGAAAATGCTAAGGCCAGCTTAGAAGTCCTTGTTGCTGATCTTCAGTTCTTGCGAGACCAGCAAACCATCACTCAGGTAAAAAATTTATGACAAGGGTCCCGTTTGGTTAGAGGGATTAGTCCCTAGTTTTTAGTTCTGTTTAGTCCCTATTTTGCCAAACGGAAGGACTAAAATAGGGACTAATTCgctttagtctctagtccctcacatgggtgctaaaagggactaaatggGCAAATGGCAACATTTACTCAAATTGCCATTGCTTAAAAAATTGGTGTCATACACAGGAAACAAGAAAAGGGATATTTCGGTCCTTATGTGTTATATTTAATGTATTTAGAATCTATTTAGTCCCTACAACTAAACAAGGTATTACTGAACTTTAGTCcctggactaaactttagttctatGACTAATGGTAGTAGTTTGCATGATTTGGCAATGATTATACCATGGTCTCATACCTATAGTGTGGAATGATATCTTATCAGGTTACAATTGCTCGGGTATTCAACTGGGATGTACACCACCGGAGAAGCAAACAGGCTGTAAAGGAACCTTAATCAGTTAGATCACGAGGTCAACCAATGTGATTGGGACAAATTTTTTCGTACCTTTTGGTACCTCTGGCAGATTAGTCCATCATAGCGAGCTCTTTGTTTGTTGATGGTTTCTTTGCTGTGTAACAATGTATcggtttattctctttaatggtgTGGGAACATTAGTAGAAGATGGAACATTTTACTGCCTTTTTCCCCACTGGATGTCCACTGGATCACGTCGCAAAATATTTTTTTTTTCATGATTCATGCATAATTCCTGCTTTCCAAAGGGCTTCCTTTATGTTTACTGCATTACAGTCCAGGAGATAGACGGTCCATTGTCATGTTGAGCAAAGATAGAAGAAAATCGACAACAGGTGAGGTGACTCGTTTTTACATATGTAGGGCTTTACTGCTTGACACTTTGATTTTACCTTGCCATCAGAGGAAATCTGATCCGTGCCTATGCCTCTTAGGTAGGTCTTAGTGAGAGCACCAATTAGGGCTGAacgaaatactcgtggctcgataactcgctcgactcggctcgttagtagctcggctcgactcggctcgttttaaTTTTGTAGCGAGCCAAGCTAGCATTCTAGCTCGGTTCTCTAATGAGCCAGCTCGAGTTAGCTCGTGAGCTAGCTCGCAAGCCAAACGAGCTAAGCCACAACACAAGTTTGTCTAGTCGTTGGTGTTGTCTCATCTCTCATAGTCTTGTTTTCTTGTTGTTATGATCTGTGATATGGACATGTGTGGATGTGTCATGTGCTTAGATATTTGTATTATTGTATGGCTACATGTTTGTAGTGTTAAAcacttaaaatatgattttttggttatacatatatttatgtacatagatctttatatttagttgtgtggctcgcgagcctaacgagctggctcgagcttcctaacgagtcgagccgagccagctgtttagctcgttagtataacgagtcgagccgagctggctcgttacaaTAACGAGCTATAACGAGCCGAGCCATAACGAGctgagctggctcgatatccacccctagcACCAATAGCTAGTTTTACGAAGATCTAGATAATAAGGTTGCTATCATGCCTATTAGTTTGAGACTCCTCATAGGAGACCTCAACGGTTATGTGGTTGTGATTAATGTAGGACGGGAGCGAGTGCATGAGGTGTTCGGGTATGGTGTTAGGAACCAAGAGAGGGAGGATGTTTTGAACTTAGTGTTAGGCTATGACATTTTGATAGTGAATGCCTTCTTTAGGAAGAGGGAATCTCATCTAATGGCCTTACACAATAGACAATGCTCAACCTAGATTGGCTTTATCCTTGCGTGAAGGCAAGATAGATGTGCTTGCTTAGATTGTAAGGTGATAACTAGGGAGTGTGTTGTCCTTCtacataagtttgtggtggtggaTTTTTGTTTTTAGGTACATGTCCACCGAGAGAAACGTACCAATATCGTGAGAACGAAGTAGTGGaagctgggggggggggggggaagcagCACAAACGTTTAAGGATAGAATGCTAAGCGAGAGGCCTTGGGAAGAAGATGCAGACTTCATGTGGCTAAAGATGGCAACATGTGTTCAAAAGTTGGTTTCAGAAGTGTTTGGTGTGAGTAGAGGAGGCAAACAGGAAGCGGAAGACACCTGTTGGTGGAATGATAGGTGCAAAGGGctattaaggaaaatgagtgtttcaagcgtgtaaggaaaatggaactcaggctatttgactaagtaattttggtgtttgatgatcaatataaccttgtggactaatgtgtttgctagtgtttgtttttatagttcacatgatgcgaagaggattggactgagACAATAAGGATGCAACAACTCTAAAAAAGACATAAAAGATATGTAGAAGCCCAAGGCTCAAGAGAAAAAGAAGCCCAAAAGAAACAacgaagaaatccatgaagtgggcagtcagccagagcactggtggcgcactggacagtgaacagtaatctgtccagtgtgcaccggactgtccagtgggacTCTGGACAGTCTGACAATGgtaggatccaacggtcgactgctacagaccccaacggtcggcttatGTGGCCAGGGCactggacagtgaatagtgcataTCCGGTGTGCATTGGACtgcccggtgcgcccgtcgataaAAACAACATCTTTCTGTCCAACGACTATAATTGAGAgggaaggctataaatacccctaaccgaccatttgaaggtgtgggagcccaagcaacataccacgacatattgtagacatttccaagtgcttaatagaatcactcggtgattagcgtaggttgagtgagtttagaaaaaccacacaacccctcggctcttgtgcgagccattgaaattgtaccgagtggggtgagagtcttgcgaTACCGTGACAACcaagtttgtgtcacggccgccaccgtgtaccggagggaacgaggcccgcggtgttTCGGTCGGAAGctagatagtggagacggcggggagcgtctgaGAGGAGGTGGAAGCAGAGCACAACTtgagcgtggagaaggcccgcgactctctacggagttactcgaccgaggtgcttggccctcgcgtgggctaccctttgtgtaggggcaccaacgaggattagtcggaaccttgcgtggttctggatacctcggtaaaataccggcgtcatccacgagagtttgcatctctaccatgctcctaactgtcggcgtttcgacccggggggggtccctggaccgacgagtaaaattgtcgcagcgtgtcccagcccagatgggtcggcgcgagatggaacacaaggggggagaaccgcggctcgtgttatcctgtgcccagggcggatgcgcttgtagtagggggttacaagcgttcgcgagggagagagagagagagactgttcgtcggcccgtcctatcgcgcgaccaccctcccgtatgagggccctggaccttccttttatagatgtaaggagagggtccaggtgtataatgggggtgtagcaatatgctaacgtgtccgacagagaggagccagagccctatgtacatgccaacgtggctgtcggagaggtgctagagccctgtgcatgcgatgtcgtggccgtcggaggagcgcttgagccctatagaagcacagctgtcggggctactgggaccttgctgatgtctccttgcttccgtagggggctgagagccgccgtcgtcatgggcgcacgtggggtgccatcattacttgtttaccgggcgagccagatgggacgccggtcttgttccccgtagcctgagctagctaagggtagggtaatgatgtaccccttgtggcgtggtcggtctgagcctaaggtcgggcgaggcggagactcctcctgaggccgaggccagggtgggttgaggacgcgattccttctaaggtcgaggttgaggccgagccctggggtcgggcgaggcggagaccatcctccgaggccgaggttgaggccaagccctagggtcgggcgaggcggagaccaccttccgaggccggggcccaaggtcgggcgagacggagcttcctgttgcgcctgaggctggacttagctgttgtcagccttaccctggcgggtggcacagcagtcggagcggggcaggcgacactgttttcctgtcaggtcggtcagtggaaggccgaagtgactgcggtcacttcggccctgccgactgaggaacgtgcgtcaggataaggtgtcaggcgatcctcgcattgaatgctcctgcgatacggtcggttggcgaggcgatctggccaaggttgcttcactgcgaagcctgcccgagctgggcctcgggcgagtcgagggtgcgcccgttgcttgaggaggccctcaggcgaggcgtgaattcgcctgggtctactgttcctgcccgaggctaggctcgagcgaggcgagatcacgtcccttgagtggatggagccttgacctgaattgcgcccatcagtctctgcagcttgtgctgatggtgattaccagccgagtttaggactgttggggggtacccctaattatggtacctgacagtagcccccgagcctcaaagggagtgttggtactcgcttggaggctttgtcgcacttttttgcaaggggatcggcctttcttggttacattttgttccgaggggtgcgcgcgagcgcacccgcctggtgtagcccccgaggcctcagaggagtggtttgactcctctgaggtcttaatgcttttcgcgatgccttggccggtctggttgttccctcatgcaatctgatggtagcccgggtgcatggtcgggttccgagttctcaggctggtctgttgacgctatcaacggtttggccgtagccaggtttgcgagagcagcccccgagcctctgcacggagcgagaggacgatcaaggactgactcggcttttatcatacgccccttcgtcgcctttccgcaaggaggaggggggggggagcgccatgttgcccctggggggcgccgaacatggtgtctccagtgagttgctaacgggtgatctgagtggacgcccgtgccccgttcgataagggtcggctagtggcccagaggcgcgctccaaaagtacctgcaggtgatttgctggacccggcccCGTTCGattgggtctgagggctcgatgcctccctctggtgggattccgttacaaaatcgctcctgctggtctcggaaatgtcctagggtaccttgggagcgtagcccgagcctcggccatgtatcagacgtacccagagtcatccctcactctgcgtgctctggggcggctgtcgaacccttcgaacccttgatcagtagtgggcgcggagcctgagtgctctgaggcgactgttgaacccttccgaggggccagccttcaaacctctgatcagtagtgggcgtggagcccgagtgctctgaggcggctgttgaacccttccgaggggccagccttcgaacccctgatcagtaggagggctcggggcccgcttccttcgcggagaaggatccctttcggagtatcccctttcccggtccctgtagcaagagagataaaggggagaaggaaaaggatatgaatttaaacggggtggcgcaccttttttgatgcggtcatcatggcggaggtgaaacgtcgtccgcttcgcctgccaaaggtgtcgctttgcCCTGCcgtgaagttaatgcgacgggacgggtggttcgcggggcaatcgttgcgcgagccgttcgagggacggaacatgggcgcgtcgtcttcacgccgtgggagagggctcccctgctactccaggaggggacgtgagcctacagacgatttgactgctgccgccattactgccggcccacttttggccatatcgaccgtcgcgccttctcccgcggctgactgacccgtgacagatgtgctcggttggcactgttgggccaggcGCAGGGTtgtctcgagtcgcggcaccggttccgcagtcgagaaggcgcggcattggcacaagtggcggtgcagtttttcacatgtagtaaccggcgcgccggttacatgacgtgcggggcctccatgctggatgcgtcgaagtcgaaggggCGCGTCCCCGTGGTGTAGTTGcgcgccacctgcatggcggtccgccctttcacacgCTGGTTTCagtgaggatggaggagtgcttgtaaccgcggggcggttacacgctccgcgcgcggcggtttggcttcttctgttccgggctagcttgcatgacgtgtgggactcaTCCCCCGTGTTGTAGGGGGAGGGCCCTGGAGcatgttggtgaagacttagtctgcaatgcctgaggacgcgagtggggagagctgcctttaaaaagggatcgatcccccaggcggtagccatgccttcgcactcccctcatgcattgcgcccttcctccttccgagcccccggatggggagcgcccgcgttgctttcgtcttgttgttggaggagcgcaacctcacggaggttggcacccctcagccatcgctcgacttcaaggattttcatcaggcagcccggctgcattccctcaccaatggtcacgcaggatggtgaccaccggttcgatggtggggagaagcaagccgggccgcggcctctgccccgccctcagcttcaaggatcttcatcatccttgctggggcggggggcgaggcgagccggggcctgccttcgcatGGGctagcgacccgcttcttcctccagcatctgggggtggaaaccatcctccagctctgcggaggaggcgtcctccagccatgcggaggaaggcgaactgctgctgcctggccagggtgcagcattccgtcctccgtTCGGGCAACTGTGGCCGGCTACACcgggggggtcgcacaacacgtcgtacgccgcgagggcggtactcatgttctgggacggtcccgttctcgtttcgtggcgaggacgggagtgaggacctgccggtgcgctttggggcggccgacgctcgctggtgcggcgttGGCGGGCAGGTGgatgccgccgtcggtgctgagatggtggcagccggagaaggtttctctgCCGACGACACCGTCAACGCCacccgcgctccgggcctccagctctttggctttaatgactggttctcgtcccccacgagggacgtgaacgagggccttccgGCGGTAACGTTCGCCCTGAGgacatcgctgctgctgcagaggttgccggcgagccacccagagtttgtcgtcccgcaggccctccgatgtggaggttgttcatacccacgggagtggaaccggagttccgtttgtaatggcacctcgagtgccggtgtatgttcattgcggctgtcggggcctgaacatctgtttATTTGGGCGTTTAGCCGtgttttcttcctcatttcgagcactaggactcacctgtcggctagctgaaccgctta
It contains:
- the LOC100283660 gene encoding prefoldin subunit 3, whose translation is MAAAASASTPQGVAERRGIPAAAFVEDVEAYLRQAGLDVNSALAFLQERLQQYKIVEMKLLAQQRDLQAKIPDIEKCLDIVSTLQAKNDLGEALIADFELSEGIYSCAKIEDTDSVCLWLGANVMLEYSCDEANALLKKNLENAKASLEVLVADLQFLRDQQTITQVTIARVFNWDVHHRRSKQAVKEP